A genomic stretch from Alloyangia pacifica includes:
- a CDS encoding Y-family DNA polymerase, translating to MARRLLSIWFPRLASDTSLRKRPVEGPFALTLRSGNSDHLHCVSPLAQAHGLARGMALADARAICPDLATRPADLAREAAALAGLRRWAGRYAPLVARDGADGLIADITGVPHLFGGEPALRADLHDRLERTGLAAQSAIAGTRGAAHALARHGGGVLPEGALAEGLGPLPVSALRIDHETAATLCRAGLTRIADLVHLPRAPLAKRFGPALITRLDQALGTQPEPVDAEREAPHFGVRMTLPEPIGLQEDVMAGLARLLERLCAQLTHHQHGARRVLLELRRVDRETAHVRVGLARPMRDPARIAALFEKGVAEVEAGFGIDALRLCAEVTEKLPPEQLGHGSTPGGPKLRSEDALADLVSRLGNRLGFDAVQRLLPADSTIPERSFLIAPAAYSQAEEAPPRRGPPRPQVLFPPEMVSGARGAQPGHPPAQFRWRNMRFSTLRATGPERIAPEWWFDDPAWRAGIRDYWRIETREGPRLWLFHTPQVAGWNAGGAQDWFVQGEFA from the coding sequence GTGGCGAGACGTCTGCTTTCCATCTGGTTTCCGCGGCTGGCGAGCGACACGAGCCTGCGGAAACGCCCCGTTGAGGGGCCCTTTGCCCTGACCCTGCGGTCGGGCAATTCCGATCATCTGCACTGCGTCTCGCCGCTGGCGCAGGCGCATGGGCTGGCGCGCGGCATGGCGCTGGCCGACGCCCGCGCCATCTGTCCCGATCTCGCCACCCGCCCCGCCGACCTGGCGCGCGAGGCGGCGGCGCTGGCGGGGCTGCGTCGCTGGGCCGGGCGCTACGCGCCCCTGGTGGCGCGCGACGGCGCCGACGGGCTGATCGCCGACATCACCGGAGTGCCGCATCTCTTCGGCGGCGAGCCGGCCTTGCGCGCCGATCTGCACGACCGGCTGGAGCGCACGGGGCTGGCGGCGCAGAGCGCCATCGCCGGCACCCGGGGCGCGGCGCACGCGCTGGCCCGCCACGGCGGCGGGGTGCTGCCCGAGGGCGCGCTGGCCGAGGGGCTGGGACCGCTGCCGGTCTCGGCCCTGCGCATCGACCACGAGACCGCCGCCACGCTTTGCCGCGCCGGGCTGACCCGCATCGCCGATCTCGTTCACCTGCCCCGCGCGCCGCTGGCCAAGCGCTTCGGCCCGGCGCTGATCACCCGGCTCGATCAGGCGCTCGGCACCCAGCCCGAGCCGGTGGACGCCGAGCGCGAGGCGCCGCATTTCGGCGTGCGCATGACCCTGCCCGAGCCCATCGGCCTGCAGGAGGACGTGATGGCCGGCCTCGCGCGATTGCTCGAGCGGCTCTGCGCCCAGCTCACCCACCACCAGCACGGCGCGCGGCGGGTGCTGCTAGAGCTGCGCCGCGTCGACCGCGAGACCGCCCATGTCCGGGTCGGCCTCGCCCGCCCCATGCGCGACCCCGCCCGCATCGCCGCGCTCTTCGAGAAAGGAGTGGCAGAGGTCGAGGCGGGCTTCGGCATCGACGCGCTGCGGCTCTGCGCCGAGGTGACCGAAAAGCTGCCGCCCGAGCAGCTGGGCCATGGCAGCACTCCGGGCGGCCCGAAGCTGCGCAGCGAGGATGCGCTGGCGGATCTCGTCTCGCGGCTCGGCAACCGGCTCGGCTTCGACGCCGTGCAGCGCCTGCTGCCCGCCGACAGCACCATCCCCGAGCGCAGCTTCCTCATCGCCCCCGCTGCCTACAGCCAAGCCGAAGAGGCGCCGCCCCGGCGCGGCCCGCCGCGACCGCAGGTCCTCTTTCCGCCCGAGATGGTCAGCGGCGCGCGCGGCGCGCAGCCGGGCCATCCCCCCGCGCAGTTCCGCTGGCGCAACATGCGTTTTTCCACCCTGCGCGCCACCGGGCCGGAACGCATCGCCCCTGAGTGGTGGTTCGACGATCCCGCATGGCGCGCAGGGATCCGCGACTACTGGCGGATCGAAACCCGCGAAGGGCCACGGCTCTGGCTGTTCCACACCCCGCAGGTGGCGGGCTGGAACGCCGGCGGCGCGCAGGACTGGTTCGTGCAGGGGGAGTTTGCATGA
- a CDS encoding ImuA family protein produces MRSLPASAPLAEADPLALCPARVHEAEGRARRGFALFQAARHDGPLIWILPRHAPQTPLLRGLPEGLNARLLLVRTQSETDLLWTAEEALRCSAVGLVVAEPGELLSLTAGRRLQLAAEAGRTTGLMLIQSGQGSNAAETRWACEQRPSPAPDSTLQQWDLIKNKKGTLKLWTVDWRGETSAFHLVSAAGERHEPAETPR; encoded by the coding sequence ATGCGTTCCCTGCCCGCCAGCGCGCCTCTTGCCGAGGCCGATCCCCTCGCCCTCTGCCCCGCCCGGGTGCATGAGGCCGAAGGGCGTGCGCGGCGCGGCTTCGCGCTTTTCCAGGCGGCGCGCCACGACGGGCCGCTGATCTGGATCCTGCCACGCCACGCGCCGCAGACCCCGCTGCTGCGCGGCCTGCCCGAGGGCCTGAACGCGCGGCTGCTCTTGGTGCGCACGCAAAGCGAGACCGATCTGCTGTGGACCGCCGAAGAGGCGCTGCGCTGCTCCGCCGTGGGGCTGGTGGTGGCCGAGCCGGGGGAGCTGCTGTCGCTCACCGCCGGGCGGCGGCTGCAGCTGGCGGCGGAGGCCGGGCGGACCACCGGGCTGATGCTCATCCAGAGCGGCCAGGGCAGCAATGCCGCCGAGACACGCTGGGCCTGCGAACAGCGTCCTTCCCCCGCGCCGGACTCGACTCTGCAGCAGTGGGACCTTATAAAGAACAAAAAGGGAACATTGAAACTTTGGACCGTGGATTGGCGTGGCGAGACGTCTGCTTTCCATCTGGTTTCCGCGGCTGGCGAGCGACACGAGCCTGCGGAAACGCCCCGTTGA
- a CDS encoding arginyltransferase: MRHSLPLAPQFYVTAPQPCPYLPGRMERKLFTALQGDSAEKLNDSLSKQGFRRSQNVLYRPSCSECSACLSARIDVRSFAPSKSQRRSLKRNAHLHRRASSPWATEDQFELFRRYLDARHADGGMADMDIFEFAAMVEETPIRSRIVEYTDGARGDLAAVCLTDVLDDGLSMVYSFYDPDLPKSGLGTWMILDHIDIAREAGLPYVYLGYWVPGSPKMGYKAQFSALEIYRRGRWEPMRGDDDYASETHPLSTDPIAEQVANISLPDSRG, translated from the coding sequence ATGCGCCACTCGCTGCCCCTTGCGCCGCAATTCTACGTCACGGCGCCGCAACCCTGCCCCTATCTGCCGGGCCGGATGGAGCGCAAACTGTTCACCGCGCTGCAGGGGGACAGTGCCGAGAAGCTCAATGACAGCCTCTCGAAGCAGGGATTCCGCCGCTCGCAGAACGTGCTATACCGCCCGTCCTGTTCCGAGTGTTCCGCCTGTCTTTCGGCGCGGATCGACGTGCGCAGCTTCGCCCCGTCCAAGAGCCAGCGCCGGTCGCTGAAGCGCAACGCCCACCTGCACCGCCGGGCGTCGAGCCCCTGGGCCACCGAGGACCAGTTCGAGCTCTTCCGCCGCTACCTCGACGCGCGCCATGCCGATGGCGGCATGGCCGACATGGATATCTTCGAGTTTGCCGCGATGGTCGAGGAGACGCCGATCCGCAGCCGCATCGTCGAATACACCGACGGCGCGCGCGGCGACCTCGCCGCAGTCTGTCTGACCGACGTGCTCGATGACGGGCTGTCGATGGTTTATTCCTTCTACGACCCAGATCTGCCCAAGTCCGGGCTCGGCACCTGGATGATCCTCGATCACATCGACATCGCCCGCGAGGCGGGGCTGCCTTACGTCTATTTGGGCTACTGGGTACCCGGCTCGCCGAAGATGGGCTACAAGGCGCAGTTTTCGGCGCTCGAGATCTACCGCCGCGGTCGCTGGGAGCCGATGCGCGGAGATGACGATTACGCCTCCGAGACCCATCCGCTGAGCACCGACCCGATCGCCGAGCAGGTCGCGAACATCTCGCTGCCCGACAGCCGGGGCTGA
- a CDS encoding RDD family protein: protein MYPNATYSHLPDPVHQRAFYESVALKRGMAWVIDTMIVAVLVFIALLFTAFLGVFIFFAIWLVVSFGYRVATLTTGSATWGMRLMAIEFRDWQGQRFGLPQALLHTLGYTVSVSFAPLQIVSIVCMLATERGQGLTDLALGTVALNRRAA, encoded by the coding sequence ATGTACCCCAACGCGACTTATTCCCATCTACCCGACCCGGTGCACCAGCGTGCCTTCTACGAGAGTGTCGCGCTCAAGCGCGGCATGGCATGGGTCATCGACACGATGATCGTTGCGGTGCTGGTGTTCATCGCCCTTCTGTTCACTGCTTTCCTTGGCGTGTTCATTTTCTTCGCCATCTGGCTGGTGGTCAGCTTCGGCTACCGGGTGGCGACCCTGACGACCGGCTCGGCAACCTGGGGCATGCGCCTCATGGCGATCGAGTTCCGCGATTGGCAGGGGCAGCGCTTTGGCCTGCCTCAGGCGCTGCTGCACACGCTGGGATACACGGTTTCCGTGTCCTTCGCGCCGCTGCAGATTGTCTCGATCGTCTGCATGCTGGCGACAGAGCGCGGCCAGGGTCTGACCGACCTCGCCCTCGGCACCGTGGCGCTGAACCGACGCGCCGCCTGA
- a CDS encoding DUF2852 domain-containing protein, with protein sequence MTAASQHYTQPANPGWLRRAEFWLDQRGKPAWIVAMILGFMIFWPIGLALLAYMIWSKRMFGKSCRNRHSNRHAAFQQGFNAMRPSGNAAFDAYKADTLRRLEDEQKSFEDFLQRLREARDKAEFDQFMDDRDRKAREERETGEIENA encoded by the coding sequence ATGACCGCCGCCTCGCAGCACTACACCCAGCCCGCCAACCCCGGCTGGCTGCGCCGTGCCGAGTTCTGGCTCGACCAGCGGGGCAAACCCGCGTGGATCGTCGCCATGATCCTCGGTTTCATGATTTTCTGGCCCATCGGCCTCGCCCTTCTTGCCTATATGATCTGGAGCAAACGCATGTTCGGAAAGTCTTGCCGCAATCGTCACAGCAACCGTCACGCCGCGTTCCAGCAGGGCTTCAACGCCATGCGCCCGAGCGGCAACGCCGCCTTCGATGCCTACAAGGCTGACACGCTGCGCCGCCTCGAAGACGAGCAGAAGAGCTTCGAGGACTTCCTGCAGCGCCTGCGCGAAGCACGTGACAAGGCCGAGTTCGACCAGTTCATGGACGACCGCGACCGCAAGGCCCGCGAAGAGCGCGAAACGGGCGAAATCGAAAACGCCTGA
- a CDS encoding alpha/beta fold hydrolase, translated as MAFLIDGDGPDRPTLLLAHGAGAAMDSDFMARMAALLAREGLRVARFEFGYMAQRRTGGSKRPPPKIELLQQEYRAAIEALACDGPLFIGGKSMGGRVASLIADDLFKAGKIAGLVCLGYPFHPTGKPERLRTEHLAALRTPALICQGTRDPFGTREEVTGYALSESIALDWLDDGNHDLKPRKSVSGQSHEDNLARAAAAVSDWVARTV; from the coding sequence ATGGCGTTCCTGATCGACGGCGATGGGCCTGACCGCCCGACCCTGCTGCTCGCCCATGGTGCTGGCGCGGCGATGGACAGCGATTTCATGGCGCGGATGGCCGCGCTTCTGGCTCGCGAGGGGCTGCGGGTCGCGCGCTTCGAGTTCGGCTACATGGCGCAGCGCCGCACGGGCGGCTCCAAGCGCCCGCCGCCCAAGATCGAGCTGCTTCAGCAGGAATACCGCGCGGCGATCGAGGCCCTAGCCTGCGATGGTCCGCTCTTCATTGGCGGCAAGTCCATGGGCGGGCGGGTCGCGAGCCTCATTGCCGACGACCTCTTCAAGGCGGGCAAGATTGCCGGGCTGGTTTGCCTCGGTTACCCGTTCCATCCCACCGGCAAGCCCGAAAGGCTGCGCACGGAACACCTTGCGGCGCTGCGCACGCCCGCGCTGATCTGCCAGGGCACCCGCGATCCCTTCGGCACGCGCGAAGAGGTGACGGGCTATGCGCTGTCGGAGAGCATCGCCCTGGACTGGCTCGACGACGGCAATCATGACCTCAAGCCGCGCAAGAGCGTGAGCGGGCAGAGCCACGAGGACAATCTCGCGCGCGCCGCGGCGGCCGTTTCGGACTGGGTGGCACGGACCGTCTAG
- a CDS encoding YbaK/EbsC family protein translates to MSKSLKRVRAALEEAGLPVEILEVENARTAREAADSVGCALDQIAKSIIFRAEQSGAAVLFLTAGGNRVCAEKASALAGEPLGKADAALIRGQTGFAIGGVSPVGHLTPIRAWIDPRLLEFAQVWAAAGTPRHLFALDAHVLPGLTGAVAAEFTE, encoded by the coding sequence ATGAGCAAGAGCCTGAAACGGGTGCGCGCGGCGCTGGAAGAGGCCGGGCTGCCGGTGGAGATCCTCGAGGTGGAAAACGCCCGCACCGCGCGGGAGGCGGCCGACTCGGTGGGCTGCGCGCTCGACCAGATCGCCAAGTCGATCATCTTCCGCGCCGAGCAGAGCGGCGCGGCGGTGCTGTTCCTGACCGCGGGCGGCAACCGGGTCTGCGCCGAGAAAGCCTCGGCCTTGGCGGGCGAGCCGCTGGGCAAGGCGGATGCGGCGCTGATCCGCGGGCAGACCGGGTTTGCCATCGGGGGCGTTTCGCCGGTCGGGCACCTCACGCCGATCCGGGCCTGGATCGATCCGCGGCTGCTGGAGTTTGCGCAGGTCTGGGCGGCGGCGGGCACACCGCGGCACCTTTTTGCGCTCGACGCCCACGTGCTGCCGGGACTCACCGGTGCGGTGGCGGCGGAGTTCACCGAGTGA
- a CDS encoding glutamine-synthetase adenylyltransferase, with translation MNLADAITRLPRPFEPALGEEARAAVPWASNPIAELIEGAGGSSPYLAGLIRKESTWLEGAVDAPQDALVALFAALRGTEGDPGVPLREAKRRVALLVGLADLGGAWPLEQVTGTLTDFADLATQIALRDAIAREVKRGKLPGATEDDVATAGGMVVFAMGKMGAGELNYSSDIDLICLFDETRFERDDFHEARASFIRATKRMSATLNDLTGEGYVFRTDLRLRPDPAVTPVCMAMEAAERYYESLGRAWERAAWIKARPCAGDPEAGARFLESLRPFVWRKHLDFAAIKDAHDMRLRYRETKGLSGPITLPGHNMKLGRGGIREIEFFTQTRQIIAGGRDPRLRVRGTVPGLQVLAETGWVPQPVTETLTEHYRAHREIEHRIQMVQDAQTHALPGSEEGFARLAALCGRDLTELKSDLEARLEEVHELTEGFFAPESRGEPVAASPLEDSPLVARWPSYPALRSNRAVEIFNRLRPEILNRLARAARPEEALTAFDGFLAGLPAGVQLFSLFEANPQLVDLLVDIVSVSPELALHLSRNAQVFDAVIGGDFFAPWPGVTALTVDLAEVLSREEDYERQLDLARRWQHEWHFRIGVHLLRGISEPQEAGKHYAELAEATLAALAPVVQAEFARKHGDAPGRGAVVVGMGSLGAGRLHAHSDLDLIVIYDADGIDASEGKRPLPSRTYYARLTQALITAMTAPMAEGKLYEIDMRLRPSGNQGPVATSLAAFTEYQRTGAWVWEHLALTRARVVAGPADLAAEVEAWRHELLAGPHDRGKVLGELSKMRARIAAAKGSGDPWDPKLGQGRMQDIELVGQAGALLSGQAPRRTARGLAAAAQEGWLSRAEADHLAATYRLCWALQIGARLITEGRLDPGQLGAGGCSFLTSLAGVDGPEALRAKLDEMASRAAEIISAALPVPAE, from the coding sequence ATGAACCTTGCCGATGCAATCACCCGACTGCCCCGCCCTTTCGAGCCCGCCCTCGGAGAAGAGGCCCGCGCCGCCGTGCCCTGGGCCTCGAACCCCATCGCCGAGCTGATCGAGGGGGCGGGCGGCTCCAGTCCCTATCTCGCGGGCCTGATCCGCAAGGAAAGCACCTGGCTCGAGGGCGCAGTAGATGCCCCGCAGGACGCGCTCGTGGCGCTCTTCGCGGCGCTGCGCGGCACCGAGGGCGACCCCGGCGTGCCGCTGCGCGAGGCCAAGCGCCGGGTTGCGCTGTTGGTCGGGCTGGCGGACCTTGGCGGCGCCTGGCCGCTGGAGCAGGTTACCGGCACTCTGACCGATTTCGCCGACCTCGCAACGCAGATTGCCCTGCGTGACGCGATCGCCCGCGAGGTGAAACGCGGCAAGCTGCCCGGCGCCACCGAGGACGACGTCGCCACCGCCGGCGGCATGGTGGTCTTTGCCATGGGCAAGATGGGCGCGGGGGAACTGAACTACAGCTCCGACATCGATCTCATATGTCTCTTCGACGAAACCCGCTTCGAGCGTGACGATTTCCACGAGGCCCGCGCGTCCTTCATCCGCGCCACGAAACGCATGAGTGCCACGCTCAACGACCTGACCGGCGAGGGCTACGTCTTCCGCACCGACCTACGGCTGCGCCCCGATCCCGCGGTCACCCCGGTCTGCATGGCAATGGAGGCCGCCGAGCGCTATTACGAGAGCCTTGGCCGCGCCTGGGAGCGCGCCGCCTGGATCAAGGCCCGGCCCTGCGCCGGGGACCCGGAGGCTGGCGCGCGTTTTCTTGAGTCTCTGCGGCCATTCGTGTGGCGCAAGCACCTCGACTTCGCCGCGATCAAGGATGCCCACGACATGCGCTTGCGCTATCGCGAGACCAAGGGGCTCTCGGGGCCGATCACCCTGCCGGGGCACAACATGAAGCTGGGCCGCGGCGGCATCCGCGAGATCGAGTTCTTCACCCAGACCCGCCAGATCATCGCCGGGGGCCGGGATCCGCGCCTCAGGGTGCGCGGAACGGTGCCGGGGCTGCAGGTGCTGGCCGAGACCGGCTGGGTGCCGCAGCCGGTCACCGAGACGCTGACGGAGCACTACCGCGCGCACCGCGAGATCGAGCACCGCATCCAGATGGTGCAGGACGCCCAGACCCACGCGCTGCCCGGCAGCGAGGAAGGGTTTGCCCGGCTCGCCGCCCTCTGCGGGCGCGATCTGACCGAGCTGAAGTCCGACCTGGAGGCTCGGCTCGAGGAGGTGCACGAGCTGACCGAGGGCTTCTTTGCCCCCGAAAGCCGTGGCGAGCCCGTCGCCGCCTCGCCGCTGGAGGACAGCCCGCTGGTGGCGCGCTGGCCAAGCTACCCGGCGCTGCGTTCGAACCGCGCGGTGGAGATCTTCAACCGCCTGCGCCCCGAGATCCTCAATCGCCTCGCCCGCGCCGCCCGCCCCGAGGAGGCGCTGACCGCCTTCGACGGCTTTCTGGCCGGGCTGCCGGCGGGGGTGCAGCTCTTCTCGCTTTTCGAGGCCAACCCGCAGCTTGTCGATCTGCTGGTCGACATCGTCTCGGTCTCGCCCGAGCTGGCGCTGCACCTGTCGCGCAACGCCCAGGTCTTCGACGCGGTAATCGGCGGCGATTTCTTTGCCCCCTGGCCGGGGGTGACGGCGCTGACGGTCGATCTCGCAGAGGTGCTCTCGCGCGAAGAGGACTACGAGCGCCAGCTTGATTTGGCGCGGCGCTGGCAGCACGAGTGGCACTTCCGCATCGGCGTGCACTTGCTGCGCGGAATCTCGGAGCCGCAGGAAGCGGGCAAGCACTACGCCGAGCTGGCCGAGGCGACGCTCGCCGCGCTGGCTCCGGTCGTGCAGGCCGAATTCGCTCGCAAGCATGGCGACGCCCCGGGCCGTGGTGCGGTGGTGGTGGGCATGGGCAGTCTGGGGGCGGGGCGGCTGCACGCGCATTCCGACCTCGACCTTATCGTGATCTATGACGCGGATGGCATCGATGCCTCCGAAGGCAAGCGGCCGCTGCCCTCGCGCACCTATTACGCCCGGCTGACCCAGGCGCTGATCACCGCGATGACGGCGCCCATGGCCGAGGGCAAGCTCTACGAGATCGACATGCGCCTGCGCCCTTCGGGCAACCAGGGGCCGGTGGCGACCTCGCTCGCCGCCTTCACCGAGTACCAGCGCACGGGCGCCTGGGTCTGGGAGCACCTGGCGCTGACCCGCGCACGGGTGGTGGCAGGCCCGGCGGATCTCGCGGCCGAGGTCGAGGCGTGGCGGCACGAGCTGCTGGCCGGACCGCACGACCGGGGCAAGGTGCTGGGAGAGCTGTCGAAGATGCGCGCCCGTATTGCCGCCGCAAAGGGCAGCGGCGATCCTTGGGATCCGAAGCTCGGGCAGGGGCGGATGCAGGATATCGAGCTGGTCGGTCAGGCCGGTGCGCTGCTCTCGGGGCAGGCACCGCGGCGCACGGCGCGCGGCCTTGCGGCGGCAGCGCAGGAGGGCTGGCTGAGCCGCGCCGAGGCCGACCACCTCGCCGCCACCTATCGCCTCTGCTGGGCGCTGCAGATCGGCGCGCGGTTGATCACCGAGGGTCGGCTCGACCCCGGCCAACTGGGCGCGGGCGGCTGCAGCTTCCTCACCAGCCTCGCCGGGGTCGACGGACCGGAGGCCCTGCGCGCGAAACTGGACGAGATGGCCAGCCGCGCCGCCGAGATCATCAGTGCCGCCCTACCGGTGCCGGCGGAATGA